One genomic segment of Deltaproteobacteria bacterium includes these proteins:
- a CDS encoding DnaJ domain-containing protein has product MDTVPRLKKQAHSISGLNEQEKFIISLIDGRTALSGIAKVSGLGLSIVQKIVDKLIAIEMVEIQQKKVSQESMSNNSLKELLQLYEYADPYTILGVDRKAAGEKIRNAYYERTKMYHPDGMYAKSVNKEDKRVLSDIYKKIQEAYEVLKGTVSETAKKPEQFEPTVLKGTPENRTAPQALSPADDPYNQIKKNVQKAAEYYKIGIKAFLKDDYSTAYINLKFANAYNPYEKEYINKLKEAEHYMRLNRYKELVNNANMYIETNKPQEAVNALKNALELTDEKQSIYYKLASVLYDFNTGSLKDASSYCQKAITCEPKNPDYHLLLAKIYKKAGLLKSAIVEYEHTIEYGFINDEINVTIKQLKGMVK; this is encoded by the coding sequence ATGGATACCGTCCCAAGACTCAAAAAACAAGCACATTCTATATCGGGATTGAATGAACAAGAGAAATTTATCATTTCTCTTATAGATGGAAGAACTGCATTGTCAGGCATAGCAAAAGTAAGCGGTCTTGGGTTGTCAATTGTACAAAAAATCGTTGACAAATTAATTGCCATAGAAATGGTTGAAATTCAACAGAAAAAGGTTTCACAGGAGTCAATGAGTAATAATTCACTAAAAGAGCTTCTTCAGTTGTATGAGTATGCGGATCCATATACAATTCTTGGAGTTGATCGAAAAGCAGCAGGTGAGAAGATCAGGAATGCCTATTATGAAAGGACAAAAATGTATCATCCTGACGGAATGTATGCGAAGTCTGTTAATAAAGAAGATAAAAGGGTGTTATCCGATATATACAAAAAGATACAGGAAGCTTATGAGGTTTTGAAAGGTACGGTTTCTGAAACAGCTAAAAAGCCTGAACAGTTTGAACCAACCGTTTTAAAGGGGACTCCTGAAAATAGAACTGCGCCACAAGCCCTATCACCCGCAGATGATCCATATAATCAAATAAAGAAGAATGTTCAAAAAGCAGCAGAATATTATAAAATCGGAATAAAAGCATTTTTGAAAGATGATTATTCAACAGCTTATATAAATCTTAAATTCGCTAATGCATATAACCCTTATGAGAAAGAGTATATCAATAAATTAAAAGAAGCAGAGCACTATATGAGACTTAACAGATATAAAGAGCTCGTTAATAACGCAAATATGTATATCGAAACAAATAAACCGCAAGAAGCTGTTAATGCTTTAAAAAATGCATTAGAATTAACAGACGAAAAACAGTCGATATACTATAAACTCGCCTCTGTTCTGTATGATTTTAACACAGGGTCTTTAAAAGATGCAAGTTCTTATTGTCAGAAGGCAATAACCTGTGAGCCTAAAAACCCCGATTACCATCTCTTACTTGCAAAGATATATAAAAAAGCAGGTTTATTAAAGAGTGCTATAGTAGAATACGAACATACAATCGAATACGGATTTATAAATGATGAAATTAATGTTACTATAAAACAATTAAAGGGTATGGTGAAATAA
- the dnaK gene encoding molecular chaperone DnaK, whose translation MGKVIGIDLGTTNTCAATIIAGKPFIIPSSTGSRLIPSYFAITKDDKILVGARAKRQVITNPRNTIFAAKRLIGRRFESNEVKLAKERLPYEIVAGPHGDTRVVCGRKVMSIPEISAGILLEVKRIAEEFLDDEIEGVCITVPAYFNENQRQATKDAAEITGLKVLRIINEPTASAIAYGQKYNKKNGLIAIYDLGGGTFDISILEFGEGVYEVLSTSGNTYLGGEDIDNLLIKYITDEFNKKNNTDLSKDVLAMQRLKDAAERAKIDLSVQTEVHISLPFLTESSRGPVHLNTTITRQELEELMKDLIERTILICKEAIEKAEIKVEDIDSVMLVGGQTRSPLVAKMVTDFFGKQPNKNINPDEVVAEGAAIHAYNITSPLPSNILVDITALSLGIETKGGAFVEIIVQNSTVPVTKKRRFTTTYDNQNAVRVSVFQGVYNFVKDNELLGEFVLSGIRPAKKGEPNIDVIFDLNGEGILTVSAVDSDTGAEQSVMIEGRTGLTKSEIDEIKNRITSLEIELKEI comes from the coding sequence ATGGGTAAAGTGATTGGAATAGATTTAGGCACTACGAATACATGTGCTGCAACGATAATTGCGGGCAAGCCATTTATCATACCTTCATCAACCGGAAGCAGGCTTATACCAAGTTATTTTGCTATTACAAAAGATGATAAGATACTTGTTGGTGCAAGGGCTAAACGGCAGGTTATAACAAATCCCAGAAATACCATATTTGCAGCGAAAAGGCTTATAGGCAGGCGATTTGAAAGCAATGAAGTTAAGCTGGCAAAAGAAAGGCTGCCTTATGAGATTGTAGCAGGTCCGCATGGAGATACGAGGGTTGTTTGTGGAAGAAAGGTAATGAGCATTCCCGAGATTAGTGCAGGTATACTACTTGAGGTGAAAAGGATAGCAGAGGAGTTTCTTGATGATGAAATAGAAGGTGTCTGTATAACAGTGCCTGCATATTTTAACGAAAATCAAAGACAGGCGACAAAGGATGCAGCAGAGATAACGGGTTTAAAGGTACTAAGGATTATAAATGAGCCAACCGCATCAGCTATTGCTTATGGTCAAAAATATAACAAGAAGAATGGACTTATCGCTATTTATGATCTTGGAGGCGGAACGTTTGACATATCCATACTTGAGTTTGGTGAAGGTGTCTATGAAGTACTATCAACGTCAGGAAACACCTATCTGGGCGGCGAGGATATAGACAACTTATTGATAAAATATATTACGGATGAATTCAACAAAAAAAACAACACGGATCTGAGCAAGGATGTTCTCGCGATGCAAAGGCTGAAAGATGCCGCAGAGAGGGCAAAAATCGATCTATCCGTTCAAACAGAGGTGCATATATCTTTACCATTTCTGACAGAATCCAGCCGCGGGCCTGTCCATCTTAATACGACGATCACAAGACAGGAGCTTGAAGAGCTTATGAAAGATCTTATAGAACGAACGATTTTGATATGTAAGGAAGCGATTGAAAAAGCAGAGATAAAAGTAGAAGATATTGATTCAGTAATGCTTGTAGGGGGTCAAACAAGGTCTCCTCTTGTTGCAAAAATGGTTACGGACTTTTTTGGCAAACAGCCAAACAAGAATATAAATCCGGATGAGGTTGTTGCAGAAGGTGCTGCGATACATGCTTATAATATAACATCACCATTACCTTCCAATATTCTTGTTGATATTACAGCATTATCGCTTGGCATAGAAACAAAAGGAGGAGCCTTTGTAGAGATTATAGTACAGAACTCTACAGTTCCGGTGACAAAAAAACGTAGATTTACGACAACTTATGATAACCAGAATGCAGTGAGGGTATCTGTATTCCAGGGCGTTTACAATTTTGTAAAAGACAATGAATTACTTGGAGAGTTTGTATTAAGCGGCATAAGACCTGCAAAAAAAGGTGAGCCTAACATAGATGTTATATTTGATTTAAATGGTGAAGGTATACTTACAGTAAGCGCTGTTGATTCGGATACAGGGGCAGAGCAGAGCGTAATGATAGAGGGACGTACAGGGTTGACAAAGAGCGAGATAGATGAGATTAAAAACCGGATAACGTCGCTCGAAATAGAACTCAAAGAAATATGA
- a CDS encoding PAS domain-containing protein, which yields MFGLDLIKKMKTLLAFVDSGIVIADTTFNIVYVNPSALKFFNKDIEDMVGVPIVSLFSKDNWEKISESINKVRDTNTPLRINIEEKNRFLKLGVSPIMVGEKYIGFILNMLDITVEEHLLIQRAELTSMIINELKDPIYTLYDQFHNKQILTDMKGFESVKDATKMLMQALDTLLDINELTSGILNLELEDVDVLMVMKSSISTIKSFAKKQGTRVYSTYNCNNSTVKLDREKFIKGMVNLLSYAIKESGERGVLNIEIRNTSINQINQILILVSNTGTGVAESIFENITDNYSFSHLKDEEKLYLEVLTAKRIIQAHSGSMQAVSEFGIGSSFVITLPAVA from the coding sequence ATGTTTGGTTTGGATCTTATAAAAAAGATGAAGACCCTGCTTGCTTTTGTTGATAGCGGGATTGTTATAGCTGATACAACTTTTAACATTGTTTATGTAAATCCGTCTGCTCTAAAATTCTTCAATAAAGATATAGAAGATATGGTTGGAGTACCTATTGTGTCCTTATTCAGCAAGGATAACTGGGAAAAAATCTCCGAATCAATAAACAAGGTAAGAGATACAAATACCCCTCTAAGGATTAACATAGAAGAAAAGAACAGATTTTTGAAACTCGGGGTGTCTCCGATAATGGTAGGAGAAAAGTATATAGGTTTCATACTCAACATGCTTGATATAACTGTTGAGGAACATTTATTAATACAAAGGGCAGAATTAACATCAATGATAATAAATGAATTAAAGGATCCAATTTATACACTCTACGATCAATTTCATAACAAACAGATATTAACTGATATGAAAGGATTCGAAAGTGTTAAAGATGCAACAAAGATGCTGATGCAGGCACTTGATACCCTCCTGGATATAAACGAATTAACATCAGGGATTCTTAATCTTGAGCTTGAAGATGTTGATGTACTTATGGTCATGAAGTCTTCTATTAGCACTATAAAATCGTTTGCTAAAAAACAGGGTACCCGTGTTTACAGCACTTATAATTGCAATAACTCTACCGTAAAACTGGATAGGGAAAAGTTCATAAAAGGAATGGTAAATCTTCTCAGTTATGCAATAAAAGAGAGCGGAGAAAGAGGTGTTTTGAATATCGAAATACGGAATACGAGCATCAACCAAATTAATCAGATCTTGATTTTAGTATCAAATACGGGTACGGGTGTTGCAGAATCAATCTTTGAAAATATAACCGACAATTATAGTTTCTCTCATCTTAAAGATGAGGAAAAACTATATCTTGAGGTGCTTACGGCTAAGAGAATTATTCAAGCACACTCGGGCAGTATGCAGGCTGTCAGTGAATTTGGAATAGGTTCAAGTTTTGTCATAACACTACCTGCTGTAGCATAG